The Oscillospiraceae bacterium genomic interval ACTACTACCGGGACCGGGACGCCAAGGAGATTGATCTATTGCTGGAGAGCGACGGCCAATTGTATCCGATGGAGATCAAGAAGACGGCGAGTCCGGACAAGCGGCTGACCCGCGTATTTGGCGCCATTGACAAATCGCCCCTGCGCCGAGGCGCCGGGGCGGTCCTCTGCATGGCCGAACAACTTGGCGCGTTCGACCGAGAGAATCTGATAGTACCCATTTGGCTGATCTGATACCGGTAAAATAGTGTGATGTTTTTCGTGAAATTACTTGTAATAGTGTGATATTTGTGCTATAATATCTCATAGAAGTGTGAGGCGATGTTTTTGGAACGACTAATTCTGCCTAAGCTGCTTGCGTGGAAAGAGTCCAAACACCGCAAACCGCTGATTTTGAAAGGTGTCCGCCAGGTAGGGAAAACATGGGTTTTGGAGGAATTCGGCCGACGGCATTACGGGAATACG includes:
- a CDS encoding ATPase, producing the protein MERLILPKLLAWKESKHRKPLILKGVRQVGKTWVLEEFGRRHYGNT